The following coding sequences lie in one Myxococcales bacterium genomic window:
- the glmS gene encoding glutamine--fructose-6-phosphate transaminase (isomerizing) produces the protein MCGIIGYVGAKPCASILLDGLKRLEYRGYDSAGLAIVNGRIQLRRSVGKLSNLEALLAEAPIEGSAGIGHTRWATHGRPSQANAHPHVVEDVAVVHNGIFENHMELRNVLESQGVRMSSDTDTEIAAHLVHQALNREGASLLEAVRETLKRIRGSYALAVVTSREPQTIIVAKNASPLVLGFGEDEMLCASDIPALLSHTRDIIQLEDGDLACITAGGAHIEDLNGRPVVRPMQHIEWSSVMAEKGGYKHFMLKEIFEQPRALEDTLRGRLHPEAATIHDYEIGLGPSALRSVQRVYLLACGTSYHSALVGRDYMESLARLSCNVELASEFRNREPVVGPGDLVIAISQSGETLDTLMAARLAKQRGAQVLAITNVLGSALARMSDGQFYTHAGPEIGVASTKCFTTQVAALLMLSIFLGRHTGGLTASRAAALIEQLTKAPQLMRQTLADLNEPMANLAKRYAHARDVLFLGRGLSYPIALEGALKLKEVSYIHAEGYAAGEMKHGPIALIDEQMPVIIIAPKDHHFDKTLSNLEEAKARDGQLVAITTSDAKADLARLSNDVFSVEPTDALLSPLLTVLPLQLFAYYVADAKGTDVDQPRNLAKTVTVE, from the coding sequence GTGTGTGGAATTATTGGCTACGTAGGTGCGAAGCCGTGTGCCTCGATTCTACTCGATGGCCTCAAGCGTCTTGAGTACCGCGGGTACGATTCGGCCGGACTTGCGATAGTCAACGGACGTATTCAATTGCGGCGCTCCGTCGGCAAACTTTCGAATCTGGAAGCGCTCCTTGCCGAAGCGCCGATTGAAGGTAGCGCAGGCATTGGACATACCCGTTGGGCTACGCATGGACGGCCATCCCAAGCCAATGCGCACCCGCATGTCGTAGAGGACGTGGCCGTGGTTCATAACGGAATCTTTGAAAATCACATGGAGCTTCGGAATGTACTCGAATCTCAAGGTGTCAGGATGTCTAGTGACACCGACACAGAGATTGCCGCGCATCTCGTGCATCAGGCGCTAAATCGCGAGGGCGCCAGTCTGCTCGAGGCGGTGCGCGAGACGCTGAAGCGAATTCGCGGCTCGTACGCCCTCGCCGTCGTCACGAGCCGGGAGCCACAAACAATTATCGTCGCCAAGAACGCGTCACCTTTGGTACTCGGATTTGGAGAAGACGAGATGCTTTGCGCAAGCGATATACCCGCTTTACTCTCGCATACCCGAGACATCATTCAACTGGAAGACGGGGATCTGGCGTGCATTACGGCGGGTGGCGCGCATATTGAAGATTTGAACGGTCGTCCTGTGGTCAGGCCGATGCAGCACATTGAATGGTCCTCGGTCATGGCCGAAAAAGGCGGTTACAAGCACTTCATGCTAAAGGAAATATTTGAGCAGCCGCGAGCGCTTGAGGACACATTGCGTGGTCGCCTACATCCAGAAGCAGCCACCATTCACGATTATGAGATTGGCCTCGGGCCATCGGCTTTGAGGAGTGTTCAGCGCGTTTACCTGCTTGCGTGCGGCACCAGTTATCATTCGGCGCTGGTTGGTCGAGACTATATGGAGTCTCTGGCGAGACTTTCCTGTAACGTCGAGCTCGCAAGCGAATTTCGGAATCGAGAGCCTGTCGTGGGACCGGGAGATCTCGTGATTGCGATTAGTCAGTCGGGAGAAACCCTTGATACCCTGATGGCCGCGCGATTGGCGAAACAACGTGGCGCGCAAGTGCTTGCAATTACCAATGTCTTAGGCAGCGCACTGGCACGCATGAGTGATGGACAGTTTTATACCCATGCCGGACCAGAAATCGGCGTGGCTTCGACCAAGTGTTTCACAACCCAGGTCGCCGCGTTGTTGATGTTGAGCATCTTTTTGGGAAGGCACACTGGTGGATTGACAGCTTCTCGCGCAGCGGCTCTGATTGAGCAGTTGACAAAAGCGCCGCAGCTCATGCGGCAGACGCTTGCTGATCTGAACGAGCCTATGGCCAATCTTGCCAAACGGTACGCACACGCACGTGATGTGCTTTTTTTGGGGCGCGGACTGAGCTACCCCATTGCGCTCGAAGGCGCGCTTAAACTCAAGGAAGTCTCTTACATTCATGCAGAGGGCTACGCTGCAGGGGAAATGAAGCACGGTCCCATTGCTCTTATCGATGAGCAAATGCCGGTGATCATCATCGCGCCGAAGGATCACCATTTCGATAAGACGCTGAGCAATCTAGAGGAGGCCAAAGCCAGAGACGGTCAACTTGTGGCCATCACGACCTCGGACGCGAAGGCGGACCTTGCTAGACTAAGCAACGATGTGTTTTCGGTTGAGCCTACCGACGCCCTATTGAGCCCCTTACTGACGGTGTTGCCGTTGCAGTTATTTGCTTACTATGTGGCAGACGCCAAAGGCACGGACGTCGATCAGCCGCGGAATCTCGCCAAGACGGTTACCGTGGAATGA
- a CDS encoding insulinase family protein translates to MERPMHVRFAIITWLSILLWPLASAASDNDTPEVHATQKAPQLDFAIQQEVLSNGLRIVLNPDNTVPTVALAIYYDVGSRDEAPGSTGFAHLFEHMMFQGSANVTKGQHISIIENRGGRMNGTTNSDRTNYFEVLPSNELELGLWLEADRMKSLNITKENFENQRQTVMEERRQSIDNQPYGPSMLRINELAYGAYFPYAHSTIGDMADLQKAPLAAVQKFFDTYYAPNNAVLVLAGDFETQAAIRLIQKYFGGIPRRATKVFSAPLPDPQTSERTETMSDDNAELPAFHIAYHIPPDRTPDHYALELLAVILGDGESSRMYQALVKKKELLQDIQISTDGRRGPDLFSVWGITSRGKDSAAARQILYSELNKIAKQGVSDRELEKAKNRTQSEFVFGLESNLERALSFGAFELYYGDARLICSELAYYLDVTRDDIKRVAEKYFSAENRTVLDVVPKHATTKGDPS, encoded by the coding sequence GGCCGTTGGCAAGCGCAGCTTCAGATAACGATACCCCTGAGGTGCATGCCACGCAAAAAGCTCCACAGTTGGACTTCGCCATTCAGCAAGAAGTGCTGAGCAACGGGCTACGGATCGTGCTGAACCCGGATAACACGGTGCCTACCGTCGCGCTCGCGATCTATTACGACGTGGGCTCGCGTGATGAGGCGCCAGGAAGCACAGGCTTTGCGCATCTGTTTGAGCATATGATGTTTCAAGGCTCCGCGAATGTGACCAAAGGACAACATATCTCGATCATTGAAAACCGCGGCGGACGTATGAACGGCACCACGAACTCCGATCGAACCAACTACTTTGAGGTGCTGCCAAGCAATGAGCTTGAGTTGGGGCTTTGGCTAGAAGCGGACAGAATGAAGTCGCTGAACATCACAAAGGAAAACTTTGAAAACCAACGGCAGACGGTCATGGAGGAGCGCCGGCAGTCGATTGACAATCAACCCTATGGACCATCGATGCTCCGCATCAACGAGTTGGCATACGGTGCATATTTTCCGTACGCTCACTCAACCATCGGCGATATGGCAGATCTGCAAAAAGCACCCTTGGCGGCGGTACAAAAGTTTTTTGATACCTATTATGCCCCCAACAATGCTGTGCTCGTGCTGGCAGGCGATTTTGAGACTCAGGCGGCGATAAGGCTCATCCAAAAATACTTTGGAGGTATTCCGCGGCGTGCGACCAAGGTATTTAGTGCTCCTTTGCCGGATCCTCAGACGAGCGAACGGACCGAAACCATGAGCGACGATAACGCCGAGCTACCTGCCTTTCATATCGCCTATCATATCCCACCGGATAGAACGCCCGACCACTATGCGCTCGAACTCCTGGCAGTGATCTTGGGCGATGGCGAATCCTCGCGCATGTATCAGGCCTTGGTGAAAAAGAAGGAGCTTTTGCAAGACATCCAGATCAGCACCGATGGCCGCCGCGGCCCGGATCTGTTCTCGGTATGGGGCATCACGTCCCGAGGCAAAGACAGCGCGGCTGCACGTCAGATACTTTACAGCGAGCTGAACAAGATCGCAAAGCAGGGTGTGAGCGACCGAGAGCTAGAAAAAGCAAAAAACCGTACACAGTCCGAATTTGTCTTCGGTCTTGAATCCAATCTTGAGCGCGCTTTGTCTTTCGGCGCTTTTGAACTCTATTATGGAGATGCGAGACTCATCTGTAGCGAGCTGGCGTATTACCTGGACGTCACCCGCGACGACATTAAGCGGGTGGCCGAAAAGTACTTTTCTGCCGAAAATCGCACCGTGCTCGATGTGGTTCCAAAGCACGCGACCACCAAAGGAGACCCATCATGA
- a CDS encoding insulinase family protein, producing MMRALFLFAWLFGLMACASNAPLPRATPTPRHRAAARVSSHAQSVPPTSAAPKDIKFPAIQRTSLTNGLETNIVVLPDLPVVYVHLVIRSGEATDPKGLPGVAHLTANLLKEGTRHLSSAKFAEAVEFYGAKFTVGSDADHVYLTMQTLREHLDPTLKLLAEVVTEPALENEELKKLKRRERARLDLQSQDPYFLASRQLRKVLYGDHPYAQIDTTPEALNKVSRQDLAQWHERHVLPNNAFLVAAGKIEAASFNTLADKAFKRWRKGNLTQQSLSRPEYSQNRHVFLVDRPNSVQSVIYWGNLALRRRDAHYIPLMVANQVLGGSAASRLFMDLREKRSLTYGAYSRVGVSAQTSVFRASAAVRTDVTAEALDAFSRHLRHIRDEAPSKEELTHAKQYLSDSFPMHIETVGSIVDLVAELRLYGLPDGYWDQYRSAIRSVSGTEALSAARAYITPSKSVIVVVGKAADIAEPLRRFGPVTVVDTGGNVIKTMPADPRS from the coding sequence ATGATGCGCGCACTATTTCTATTTGCATGGCTCTTCGGCCTCATGGCATGCGCATCGAATGCCCCTTTGCCTCGAGCTACTCCCACACCGAGACATCGGGCGGCAGCACGCGTCTCCTCACACGCGCAAAGTGTGCCTCCAACATCTGCCGCGCCTAAGGACATTAAGTTTCCAGCCATCCAGCGCACAAGCCTTACCAATGGCCTCGAGACCAACATCGTGGTTCTGCCCGACTTGCCGGTGGTGTATGTGCATCTCGTCATACGCTCCGGTGAGGCCACAGACCCGAAGGGGTTACCTGGCGTGGCACATCTTACGGCCAACCTGTTGAAGGAAGGCACACGCCACTTGAGCAGCGCAAAATTCGCGGAAGCGGTGGAGTTTTATGGCGCCAAGTTCACTGTCGGCAGTGATGCCGACCATGTGTACCTCACCATGCAGACGCTTCGCGAGCATCTTGATCCAACCCTCAAGCTTCTCGCAGAAGTAGTCACCGAACCGGCTTTGGAGAATGAAGAGCTCAAGAAACTCAAGCGCCGCGAACGCGCGCGCCTGGATCTCCAAAGCCAGGATCCCTATTTCCTTGCGAGCCGCCAATTGCGCAAGGTGCTCTATGGCGATCACCCTTATGCACAGATTGATACGACACCGGAGGCGCTCAACAAGGTTTCGCGCCAGGACTTGGCCCAGTGGCATGAGCGGCACGTCCTTCCCAATAACGCTTTCTTAGTAGCCGCAGGTAAAATTGAGGCGGCCTCCTTTAACACGCTCGCCGATAAGGCCTTTAAGCGCTGGCGCAAGGGAAACTTGACACAACAGTCTCTTTCGAGGCCGGAATATAGCCAAAATCGGCATGTTTTTCTGGTTGACAGGCCAAATTCGGTGCAGTCCGTCATTTACTGGGGAAACTTGGCGCTCCGTCGGCGTGACGCTCACTACATTCCCCTCATGGTTGCCAATCAGGTGCTCGGCGGCTCCGCCGCATCCCGGCTTTTTATGGATTTGCGAGAGAAGCGAAGCCTCACATACGGCGCCTATAGTCGCGTGGGGGTGAGCGCCCAGACATCCGTGTTTCGGGCCTCGGCCGCGGTACGCACCGACGTGACAGCCGAGGCGCTCGATGCTTTCAGTCGACATCTGCGCCACATACGTGATGAGGCTCCATCGAAGGAGGAACTCACACATGCAAAGCAATACCTGAGCGACTCTTTCCCCATGCATATCGAGACCGTGGGAAGCATTGTCGATCTTGTGGCAGAGCTCCGCCTTTATGGATTGCCTGACGGCTACTGGGATCAATACCGGTCCGCCATTCGTAGTGTCTCCGGCACCGAAGCGCTTAGCGCGGCCCGCGCATACATCACACCTTCTAAGAGCGTCATTGTGGTGGTGGGCAAAGCTGCGGATATCGCCGAACCGCTAAGGCGCTTTGGCCCCGTAACTGTGGTAGATACTGGCGGTAACGTTATCAAGACTATGCCCGCAGATCCCCGATCTTAG